A region of Legionella donaldsonii DNA encodes the following proteins:
- a CDS encoding SAM-dependent methyltransferase, protein MENTARKIILKRLANLTVGQLRIEEGDVSMTFGDRSAASLITASMKITNRKFYQDVLFGGSIAAAETYASGYWETDDLTKLLRIFLLNQTTTKEFETGWAKCLAVLRWISYQFKRNNLQGSRKNIAQHYDLSNHFFQLFLDKNLMYSSAIFPSTESTLDEAASYKLDVICKKLALKSSDKIIEIGTGWGGFAIHAAENYGCEVVTTTISQQQYHYASQQIREKKLGTKIKLLKQDYRQLEGQYDKLVSIEMIEAVGYQYYKQFFRTCSQLLKPDGEMLMQAIVIQDQAYERAKYEIDFIKQYIFPGSCIPSVTALLDAMTKASHLRLFNLEDIGLHYAKTLRCWRQNFTSQACEIKTLGFDERFIRLWNFYFCYCEAGFSEGYLGDMQMHFVHPLAIRQKKYD, encoded by the coding sequence ATGGAAAATACTGCACGAAAAATTATTTTAAAACGATTAGCCAATTTGACAGTTGGCCAATTGCGAATTGAAGAGGGTGACGTCAGCATGACTTTCGGCGATCGCTCCGCTGCCTCGTTGATAACTGCTTCTATGAAAATTACAAATAGAAAATTTTATCAAGACGTCTTGTTCGGGGGGAGTATTGCTGCAGCTGAAACTTACGCCTCTGGATATTGGGAAACGGATGATTTGACGAAATTATTAAGGATTTTTTTACTCAATCAAACCACCACAAAAGAATTTGAAACGGGCTGGGCAAAATGCCTGGCTGTTTTACGCTGGATTTCCTATCAGTTTAAACGCAATAACCTGCAAGGTAGCCGTAAGAATATTGCTCAACACTACGACTTGAGTAACCACTTTTTCCAATTATTTCTGGATAAGAACCTTATGTATTCCTCCGCTATTTTCCCATCCACAGAAAGTACTTTGGACGAAGCGGCCAGTTATAAACTCGACGTCATTTGTAAAAAGCTGGCCTTAAAATCAAGTGACAAGATTATTGAAATAGGTACTGGATGGGGCGGTTTTGCTATTCATGCAGCAGAAAACTATGGTTGTGAAGTAGTAACCACCACCATTTCTCAACAACAATATCATTATGCTTCCCAACAAATCAGGGAAAAAAAATTGGGAACCAAAATTAAGTTGCTCAAACAGGATTACCGGCAACTGGAGGGGCAGTACGACAAACTGGTTTCCATTGAAATGATTGAGGCAGTTGGCTATCAGTATTACAAGCAATTCTTTCGGACTTGTTCACAATTACTAAAGCCCGATGGCGAAATGCTTATGCAAGCGATCGTTATCCAGGATCAGGCCTATGAACGCGCTAAATATGAAATTGACTTTATTAAACAGTATATTTTTCCGGGAAGTTGTATCCCTTCAGTGACAGCGCTATTGGATGCAATGACCAAGGCAAGTCATTTGCGCCTTTTTAACTTGGAGGACATTGGATTGCATTATGCGAAAACACTTCGTTGTTGGCGGCAGAACTTTACTTCTCAGGCATGCGAAATCAAGACGCTGGGTTTTGATGAGCGCTTTATCCGGTTGTGGAATTTCTATTTTTGCTACTGTGAAGCCGGTTTTTCTGAAGGCTATTTGGGGGACATGCAAATGCATTTTGTACACCCCCTTGCAATAAGACAGAAAAAATATGATTAG
- a CDS encoding DUF1365 domain-containing protein: protein MNLSTRHSAIYKGSVIHRRYEPVRHQFSYNVFMVFLDLDELSTLFDSYWFWSVGRYNIAQFKRSDHLGDPANDLKQEVYKLVEEKTGHRLEGPVRLLTHLRYWGYCFNPVSFYYCYDATGSRIEAIVAEVNNTPWNEQHTYILTASQNLASYEYQHFVFDKDFHVSPLMSMDMIYDWRLSAPNEKIWVHMKNIHQNRKVFSASLCLNRQEITGRNLARILIQHPFMTGKIIIAIHWQALKIWLKGATFHVHPKKR, encoded by the coding sequence ATGAACCTATCAACGCGGCATAGTGCCATTTATAAAGGCAGTGTAATACATCGGCGGTATGAACCCGTCAGACATCAGTTTTCTTATAATGTATTCATGGTTTTTCTCGATCTGGATGAATTATCTACACTCTTTGATTCCTATTGGTTCTGGTCAGTCGGACGTTACAATATTGCTCAGTTTAAGCGAAGTGATCATCTTGGGGATCCAGCCAATGACTTAAAACAAGAAGTCTATAAACTGGTCGAGGAAAAAACAGGCCATCGGTTAGAAGGTCCTGTTCGCTTATTAACGCACTTGCGTTATTGGGGTTATTGTTTTAATCCCGTCAGTTTTTATTATTGCTACGATGCAACGGGAAGCCGTATAGAAGCAATTGTAGCTGAAGTGAATAACACGCCATGGAACGAACAGCATACTTATATTCTTACAGCCTCGCAAAATCTCGCTAGTTATGAGTATCAACACTTCGTCTTTGATAAAGACTTTCACGTCTCTCCTCTTATGTCGATGGACATGATTTACGATTGGAGGCTTTCAGCACCCAATGAAAAGATTTGGGTACATATGAAAAATATTCACCAGAATCGTAAGGTATTTAGTGCAAGTCTCTGTTTAAACCGCCAGGAAATAACAGGTAGGAACCTTGCCAGGATTTTAATACAACATCCTTTCATGACCGGAAAAATAATTATTGCCATTCATTGGCAGGCATTAAAAATCTGGCTAAAAGGAGCAACGTTTCATGTTCACCCTAAAAAGAGATGA
- a CDS encoding DUF6482 family protein, with protein MLNNTHEGLINYAHTESKKIALIYSPIELHEYLVEVILKDSVKFIKKNNEIVQFHSIADALSQAQKYGAEEFFLCVDNTYDECGSTASAEKYDYIPISPK; from the coding sequence ATGCTAAACAACACCCATGAAGGCTTAATAAATTATGCCCATACTGAGTCTAAGAAAATTGCTTTAATTTATTCACCCATTGAATTACATGAATACCTTGTTGAAGTAATTTTAAAAGACTCTGTCAAATTCATTAAGAAAAATAATGAAATTGTTCAATTTCATTCGATTGCTGATGCCTTATCCCAAGCTCAGAAATATGGCGCAGAGGAATTTTTTCTTTGTGTAGACAATACTTATGATGAATGCGGCTCGACTGCTTCTGCGGAGAAATACGATTACATTCCGATTTCTCCTAAATAG
- a CDS encoding SDR family NAD(P)-dependent oxidoreductase, producing MARYLIIAASSAIGQSVVELLKKQGNEVMTTARSEDKIVPDFRLDASDFSAVDRVFEQAGPLDGVVNCAGSLLLKGAHATNFEEFQKTINASLTTSFAVVRAAGSKMLSGGSLVLIASAAALTGLANHEAIAAAKAGVIGLAKSAAATYASLNLRVNVVAPGMVKTPLTDPLLNNQLVAKASTAMHPLGRIGEPCDVAQAILFFLNPCNSWITGQVLAVDGGLSAVRPKLKV from the coding sequence ATGGCTCGATACTTAATCATTGCAGCAAGTAGCGCGATAGGTCAGTCAGTGGTTGAGCTTCTAAAAAAGCAAGGGAATGAGGTGATGACTACAGCACGAAGCGAGGACAAAATCGTTCCTGATTTTAGACTCGATGCCTCTGACTTTAGCGCGGTCGATAGGGTATTTGAGCAAGCAGGCCCTCTGGATGGCGTGGTTAATTGCGCGGGTTCTTTATTACTTAAGGGGGCTCATGCGACAAATTTTGAGGAGTTTCAAAAGACAATCAATGCCTCTTTGACTACCTCGTTTGCAGTGGTGCGTGCCGCAGGCAGTAAGATGCTCTCTGGAGGTTCCCTGGTGCTTATTGCCTCCGCAGCAGCCTTAACCGGACTGGCTAATCATGAAGCAATTGCTGCGGCGAAAGCAGGGGTTATTGGATTAGCAAAATCCGCCGCAGCGACTTATGCATCGCTCAATTTACGCGTCAATGTAGTAGCGCCTGGGATGGTTAAAACGCCTTTGACTGACCCATTACTTAACAATCAATTAGTCGCTAAAGCATCTACGGCAATGCATCCCTTGGGACGAATTGGTGAACCCTGCGATGTGGCGCAGGCTATCTTATTTTTTCTTAACCCTTGTAACAGTTGGATAACAGGGCAAGTACTTGCAGTGGATGGTGGCTTAAGCGCTGTTCGTCCCAAGCTTAAAGTGTAA
- a CDS encoding TspO/MBR family protein: MRFNKLMKLIGWIVLFESIGFLLGLLTQANIYPWYEHLNKSSLTPPGFIFSIVWTVLYALLAVIAWILSNHNKVSSKKVTVLFALQMLMNWAWTPLFFGLHWLTPSAIWLVVLTCLNVLLIIEAKKTHKTIAWLLIPYLVWLVFASYLNAVIALMN, from the coding sequence TTGCGCTTCAATAAACTAATGAAATTGATAGGCTGGATTGTGCTTTTTGAAAGCATAGGCTTTTTACTGGGTTTACTCACTCAGGCGAATATTTATCCCTGGTATGAGCATCTTAATAAATCATCCCTAACGCCGCCCGGGTTTATTTTTTCGATTGTTTGGACCGTATTGTATGCACTTCTGGCAGTCATTGCCTGGATTTTATCAAATCATAATAAGGTGTCTTCTAAAAAAGTGACGGTGCTTTTCGCATTACAAATGCTCATGAATTGGGCCTGGACTCCACTCTTTTTTGGGCTCCATTGGTTGACGCCAAGTGCTATTTGGCTTGTGGTTTTAACCTGTTTGAATGTGCTCTTAATCATTGAGGCTAAAAAAACGCATAAAACCATTGCCTGGTTATTAATTCCCTACCTGGTTTGGCTGGTATTCGCTTCTTATCTCAATGCCGTTATTGCATTAATGAACTAA
- a CDS encoding cryptochrome/photolyase family protein, which yields MTKLCFLLGDQLSESLSSLTAIDKHDDLVFLCEVMEEATYVAHHPKKIAFLFSAMRHFAKRLTALGYRVLYTQYNEASNTGSFEGELWRVIHEEKISEVHVTHPGEWRVLQKLETLEKQLLIPLIIHEDNRFLCSIDEFKEWANDKKQLRMEYFYRMMRQKHHLLMDNQGKPVGGVWNYDQQNRKNANHIEAFPPRLVHPLDEVTSEILSLVENEFSNHFGQLQPFNFAVTREQALGEVNHFITHCLRYFGDYQDAMRANEVNLYHSKLSFYLNAGLLLPLELCRIAEEAFKQKQAPLNAVEGFIRQILGWREYVRGIYWLLMPEYANRNYFNASRPLPSLFWGDDTRMFCMKEVVRQTQVEAYSHHIQRLMITGNFALLAGLNPKEVCEWYLAVYADAYEWVELPNTLGMALYADGGVMASKPYAASGKYIQKMSNFCKSCAYNPQEVVGENACPFNSLYWNFIAQHQALLKNNPRLHYAYLNWDKMNLEKRNAILARATEVFAALDAGQL from the coding sequence ATGACAAAATTGTGTTTTCTTTTGGGCGACCAACTCAGTGAGTCCCTTTCCTCGCTGACTGCAATCGATAAGCACGATGATCTGGTTTTTCTTTGCGAAGTGATGGAAGAAGCCACTTATGTTGCGCATCATCCCAAAAAAATTGCTTTTTTATTTTCAGCGATGCGTCATTTTGCAAAACGATTAACAGCACTGGGTTACCGGGTACTCTACACTCAATACAATGAGGCCAGCAATACTGGGTCTTTTGAGGGGGAGTTGTGGCGGGTAATCCATGAAGAAAAAATTTCAGAAGTCCACGTCACTCACCCTGGCGAGTGGCGTGTTCTGCAAAAACTGGAAACATTAGAAAAGCAATTGTTGATACCCCTCATCATTCATGAAGACAATCGATTTCTATGCTCGATAGATGAGTTTAAAGAGTGGGCAAACGATAAAAAGCAATTGCGCATGGAGTACTTTTACCGAATGATGCGGCAAAAGCATCATCTTCTCATGGACAACCAGGGTAAACCAGTTGGCGGGGTTTGGAACTATGATCAGCAAAATCGGAAAAATGCGAATCACATTGAAGCATTTCCCCCTCGTTTGGTACATCCCCTCGATGAAGTAACCTCAGAGATTTTAAGTCTGGTGGAAAACGAGTTTTCCAATCATTTTGGCCAATTGCAGCCGTTTAATTTTGCCGTGACTCGCGAGCAGGCGCTCGGTGAAGTCAACCATTTTATAACGCATTGTTTAAGGTATTTTGGTGATTACCAGGATGCCATGCGCGCCAATGAAGTCAATTTATATCACTCGAAATTATCCTTTTATTTAAATGCAGGACTTTTACTGCCATTAGAATTATGCCGCATTGCAGAGGAAGCGTTTAAACAAAAACAAGCACCATTGAATGCTGTTGAAGGTTTTATTCGTCAAATTTTAGGATGGCGTGAGTATGTCCGGGGCATCTATTGGCTGTTGATGCCTGAATACGCAAACAGAAATTATTTTAATGCATCCAGGCCGTTGCCCTCGCTGTTTTGGGGGGACGACACCCGGATGTTTTGTATGAAAGAAGTGGTGCGACAGACGCAAGTTGAAGCTTACTCTCATCATATTCAGCGTTTGATGATTACCGGCAATTTTGCGCTTCTGGCCGGCCTTAATCCCAAGGAAGTCTGTGAGTGGTATTTGGCTGTGTATGCTGATGCCTACGAATGGGTGGAGTTGCCAAACACGCTGGGGATGGCGCTGTATGCTGATGGCGGCGTGATGGCCTCCAAGCCTTACGCTGCGAGTGGGAAATATATTCAAAAAATGAGCAATTTTTGTAAGTCCTGTGCTTATAATCCCCAAGAAGTGGTTGGTGAAAACGCATGTCCATTTAATTCCCTCTATTGGAATTTTATAGCTCAACACCAAGCCCTGCTTAAAAACAATCCGCGTCTTCATTATGCTTATCTAAATTGGGATAAAATGAACCTGGAAAAGAGAAACGCCATTCTCGCTAGGGCAACGGAAGTATTCGCCGCATTGGATGCCGGACAGTTATAA
- a CDS encoding DUF2878 domain-containing protein, with translation MIRQLWQFVFFQIQWWCCLLSTVSPHYHDLFLLALVLAVYDACRHFKTPTRWLLFLLIASLGLINDTLLMHLNIFYFFDDSLLIIPPWLLVLWLCFGGWFLKADWINNNYFLMALLGAMGGPLSYFAGFKLGAISFPQPLLLTMIILLVDWLLLALTLTTLNGLCRK, from the coding sequence ATGATTAGGCAACTGTGGCAATTTGTCTTTTTTCAAATACAGTGGTGGTGTTGCTTATTAAGTACGGTCTCTCCTCACTACCATGACCTATTCCTTTTGGCCTTAGTCTTAGCCGTCTATGATGCGTGCAGGCATTTTAAAACTCCAACCCGTTGGCTCTTATTCCTGCTAATCGCAAGCTTGGGTTTAATCAACGATACCCTGTTGATGCATTTAAATATATTTTATTTTTTTGACGATTCTTTGCTGATTATACCACCCTGGCTTTTGGTTTTATGGCTTTGTTTTGGAGGATGGTTTTTAAAGGCAGACTGGATTAATAATAATTACTTCCTAATGGCTTTGCTGGGAGCAATGGGGGGGCCTTTAAGCTATTTTGCAGGATTTAAACTGGGTGCAATTTCCTTTCCCCAGCCGTTGCTACTGACGATGATTATTTTATTGGTTGATTGGCTTTTACTGGCATTAACCCTAACGACATTAAATGGTCTTTGCAGGAAGTGA